In the Catharus ustulatus isolate bCatUst1 chromosome 18, bCatUst1.pri.v2, whole genome shotgun sequence genome, one interval contains:
- the ZCCHC8 gene encoding zinc finger CCHC domain-containing protein 8 isoform X2, with amino-acid sequence MAAEVDFGDRELFGQLEGEPGPPSPPAVDEPDPLLKLYQRLRDRDQTVQRLRAENQELKRKLRILTRPSGISVENPKVDGPLLQILFMNNVITKRYHQEIEDFIYSLVQKYEEQKKSEQEKSHLNAKPQPSSVVLEEDCKGTSSSSAKKVKEAFSVVGSVLYFTNFCLDKLGQPILNENPQLTEGWEIPKYQQVFSQILSLDGQEIQVKPKRPKPHCFNCGSEDHQMKDCPQPRNAARINEKRKEFLEACGDSGNQNFQQRYHAEEVEERFGKFKPGVISGVLQDALGVTDKSLPPFIYRMRQLGYPPGWLKEAEMEHSGLALYDGKGEVEAEDGCSPQPKRITYDVSKLVNYPGFNISTPSGIPDEWQMFGSIPMQPSQQKDVFAHYLSSFQEPSPKSSSKRAAPQSKSHHSKRAREEVSEAAAADMDLDSDLEGSQKSQTPNSFQFQPPLPPGSPSMSTPPPVPQGTPPLTPPQPSTPSHSPLPRTAPPANSSSDSPQPKIVDSVMDEDTLTLEELEEQQRLIWAALEQAESTNSDSDIPADTPLTGNSLTSSPARNEADLVAEVRSPEKVISVETEFSDISEQIPENECSLPSPNLEDSLLDLKENPENAVSEGLLDDTLPAPNPEVNEEENTGGNKVPTSTGSSVKKSGFVPDMSKFAAGITPFEFENMAESTGVYLRIRSLLKNSPRNQQKKKT; translated from the exons ATGGCGGCGGAGGTGGACTTCGGGGACCGCGAGCTCTTCGGGCAGCTGGAGGGCGAGCCCGGGCCGCCCTCGCCGCCCGCCGTGGACGAGCCGGACCCGCTGCTGAAGCTCTACCAGCGGCTGCGCGACCGCGACCAGACGGTGCAGCGGCTGAGGGCGGAGA ATCAGGAACTTAAAAGGAAGCTGAGAATTCTGACTCGTCCTAG TGGCATCTCAGTGGAAAACCCCAAAGTTGATGGACCTCTGCTGCAGATTTTATTTATGAACAATGTCATTACTAA GCGGTATCATCAAGAAAttgaagattttatttataGTTTAGTTCAAAAATAtgaagagcagaagaaaagtgAACAGGAAAAATCCCACTTGAATGCTAAGCCCCAG CCCTCCAGTGTTGTTTTGGAAGAGGACTGTAAAGGAACCAGCTCAAGTTCTGctaaaaaagtgaaagaagCTTTTAGT GTTGTAGGAAGTGTTCTGTATTTTACCAATTTTTGTCTCGATAAACTGGGACAGCCTATTTTAAATGAGAATCCACAGCTGACAGAAGGATGGGAAATACCTAA ATATCAGCAAGTTTTCAGCCAGATTCTCTCCCTAGATGGACAAGAAATACAAGTAAAACCCAAAAG GCCCAAACCTCACTGTTTCAATTGTGGTTCTGAAGACCATCAAATGAAGGACTGCCCACAG CCACGAAATGCAGCTCGTATAAACGAGAAGAGAAAGGAGTTTTTGGAAGCTTGTGGCGATTCGGGCAATCAGAATTTTCAGCAGCGTTACCATGCAGAAGAAGTAGAAGAGAGGTTTGGAAAATTTAAGCCAGGAGTAATTAG TGGGGTCCTTCAGGACGCCCTTGGTGTGACAGACAAGAGCCTGCCCCCGTTCATTTACCGCATGCGGCAGCTGGGCTACCCCCCGGGCTGGCTCAAGGAGGCTGAGATGGAGcactcagggctggctctgtATGATGGCAAAG GTGAAGTTGAAGCAGAAGATGGGTGCTCTCCCCAGCCCAAACGTATCACTTATGATGTGTCCAAGTTGGTGAATTATCCAGGCTTTAATATATCCACTCCCAGTGGGATCCCAGAT GAGTGGCAGATGTTTGGTTCCATCCCCATGCAGCCATCTCAACAGAAGGATGTTTTTGCTCACTACCTTTCTAGTTTTCAGGAG CCAAGTccaaaatccagcagcaaaAGGGCTGCACCTCAGTCAAAGTCTCATCATTCCAAACGAGCCAGAGAAGAGgtttcagaggcagcagcagctgacatGGACCTGGACTCTG ATCTGGAAGGGTCACAGAAATCTCAAACTCCCAACAGTTTTCAGTTCCAGCCTCCTCTGCCACCTGGATCTCCATCGATGTCCACCCCTCCTCCTGTGCCACAAGGAACGCCCCCACTCACCCCCCCCCAGCCTTCCACACCCAGCCactctcccctccccaggactgcTCCACCAGCAAACTCTTCCAGTGACAGCCCTCAGCCCAAAATAGTGGACTCAGTCATGGATGAGGATACCCTGAccttggaggagctggaggagcagcagaggttaatctgggcagctctggagcaggcagagagcacAAACAGTGACTCTGATATTCCTGCTGACACACCTTTAACTGGGAATTCCCTCACATCATCACCAGCCAGGAATGAAGCAGATCTTGTTGCAGAAGTCAGGTCACCTGAGAAAGTGATCTCAGtggaaacagaattttctgaCATCAGTGAGCAGATCCCAGAAAATGAATGTTCTCTACCCAGTCCCAATCTAGAGGACAGTTTGCTGGACTTAaaggaaaatcctgaaaatgcagtttctgaAGGTCTGCTGGATGACACTCTGCCTGCTCCCAATCCTGAGGTTAATGAGGAGGAGAACACAGGTGGTAATAAAGTGCCCACAAGCACTGGATCATCTGTGAAAAAATCTGGATTTGTTCCTGACATGAGCAAGTTTGCTGCAGGCATCACACCATTCGAGTTTGAAAATATGGCAGAGTCAACCGGGGTTTATCTACGGATAAGGAGCCTGTTAAAAAACTCCCCAAGaaaccaacaaaagaaaaagacttAA
- the ZCCHC8 gene encoding zinc finger CCHC domain-containing protein 8 isoform X1: MAAEVDFGDRELFGQLEGEPGPPSPPAVDEPDPLLKLYQRLRDRDQTVQRLRAENQELKRKLRILTRPSGISVENPKVDGPLLQILFMNNVITKRYHQEIEDFIYSLVQKYEEQKKSEQEKSHLNAKPQPSSVVLEEDCKGTSSSSAKKVKEAFSVVGSVLYFTNFCLDKLGQPILNENPQLTEGWEIPKYQQVFSQILSLDGQEIQVKPKSRPKPHCFNCGSEDHQMKDCPQPRNAARINEKRKEFLEACGDSGNQNFQQRYHAEEVEERFGKFKPGVISGVLQDALGVTDKSLPPFIYRMRQLGYPPGWLKEAEMEHSGLALYDGKGEVEAEDGCSPQPKRITYDVSKLVNYPGFNISTPSGIPDEWQMFGSIPMQPSQQKDVFAHYLSSFQEPSPKSSSKRAAPQSKSHHSKRAREEVSEAAAADMDLDSDLEGSQKSQTPNSFQFQPPLPPGSPSMSTPPPVPQGTPPLTPPQPSTPSHSPLPRTAPPANSSSDSPQPKIVDSVMDEDTLTLEELEEQQRLIWAALEQAESTNSDSDIPADTPLTGNSLTSSPARNEADLVAEVRSPEKVISVETEFSDISEQIPENECSLPSPNLEDSLLDLKENPENAVSEGLLDDTLPAPNPEVNEEENTGGNKVPTSTGSSVKKSGFVPDMSKFAAGITPFEFENMAESTGVYLRIRSLLKNSPRNQQKKKT; this comes from the exons ATGGCGGCGGAGGTGGACTTCGGGGACCGCGAGCTCTTCGGGCAGCTGGAGGGCGAGCCCGGGCCGCCCTCGCCGCCCGCCGTGGACGAGCCGGACCCGCTGCTGAAGCTCTACCAGCGGCTGCGCGACCGCGACCAGACGGTGCAGCGGCTGAGGGCGGAGA ATCAGGAACTTAAAAGGAAGCTGAGAATTCTGACTCGTCCTAG TGGCATCTCAGTGGAAAACCCCAAAGTTGATGGACCTCTGCTGCAGATTTTATTTATGAACAATGTCATTACTAA GCGGTATCATCAAGAAAttgaagattttatttataGTTTAGTTCAAAAATAtgaagagcagaagaaaagtgAACAGGAAAAATCCCACTTGAATGCTAAGCCCCAG CCCTCCAGTGTTGTTTTGGAAGAGGACTGTAAAGGAACCAGCTCAAGTTCTGctaaaaaagtgaaagaagCTTTTAGT GTTGTAGGAAGTGTTCTGTATTTTACCAATTTTTGTCTCGATAAACTGGGACAGCCTATTTTAAATGAGAATCCACAGCTGACAGAAGGATGGGAAATACCTAA ATATCAGCAAGTTTTCAGCCAGATTCTCTCCCTAGATGGACAAGAAATACAAGTAAAACCCAAAAG CAGGCCCAAACCTCACTGTTTCAATTGTGGTTCTGAAGACCATCAAATGAAGGACTGCCCACAG CCACGAAATGCAGCTCGTATAAACGAGAAGAGAAAGGAGTTTTTGGAAGCTTGTGGCGATTCGGGCAATCAGAATTTTCAGCAGCGTTACCATGCAGAAGAAGTAGAAGAGAGGTTTGGAAAATTTAAGCCAGGAGTAATTAG TGGGGTCCTTCAGGACGCCCTTGGTGTGACAGACAAGAGCCTGCCCCCGTTCATTTACCGCATGCGGCAGCTGGGCTACCCCCCGGGCTGGCTCAAGGAGGCTGAGATGGAGcactcagggctggctctgtATGATGGCAAAG GTGAAGTTGAAGCAGAAGATGGGTGCTCTCCCCAGCCCAAACGTATCACTTATGATGTGTCCAAGTTGGTGAATTATCCAGGCTTTAATATATCCACTCCCAGTGGGATCCCAGAT GAGTGGCAGATGTTTGGTTCCATCCCCATGCAGCCATCTCAACAGAAGGATGTTTTTGCTCACTACCTTTCTAGTTTTCAGGAG CCAAGTccaaaatccagcagcaaaAGGGCTGCACCTCAGTCAAAGTCTCATCATTCCAAACGAGCCAGAGAAGAGgtttcagaggcagcagcagctgacatGGACCTGGACTCTG ATCTGGAAGGGTCACAGAAATCTCAAACTCCCAACAGTTTTCAGTTCCAGCCTCCTCTGCCACCTGGATCTCCATCGATGTCCACCCCTCCTCCTGTGCCACAAGGAACGCCCCCACTCACCCCCCCCCAGCCTTCCACACCCAGCCactctcccctccccaggactgcTCCACCAGCAAACTCTTCCAGTGACAGCCCTCAGCCCAAAATAGTGGACTCAGTCATGGATGAGGATACCCTGAccttggaggagctggaggagcagcagaggttaatctgggcagctctggagcaggcagagagcacAAACAGTGACTCTGATATTCCTGCTGACACACCTTTAACTGGGAATTCCCTCACATCATCACCAGCCAGGAATGAAGCAGATCTTGTTGCAGAAGTCAGGTCACCTGAGAAAGTGATCTCAGtggaaacagaattttctgaCATCAGTGAGCAGATCCCAGAAAATGAATGTTCTCTACCCAGTCCCAATCTAGAGGACAGTTTGCTGGACTTAaaggaaaatcctgaaaatgcagtttctgaAGGTCTGCTGGATGACACTCTGCCTGCTCCCAATCCTGAGGTTAATGAGGAGGAGAACACAGGTGGTAATAAAGTGCCCACAAGCACTGGATCATCTGTGAAAAAATCTGGATTTGTTCCTGACATGAGCAAGTTTGCTGCAGGCATCACACCATTCGAGTTTGAAAATATGGCAGAGTCAACCGGGGTTTATCTACGGATAAGGAGCCTGTTAAAAAACTCCCCAAGaaaccaacaaaagaaaaagacttAA
- the RSRC2 gene encoding arginine/serine-rich coiled-coil protein 2 isoform X2, translated as MIRTNFFLKQARRHESKEKSSKKHKSEDHNDKEHSSDKGRDSLNSSENGEERHKRKERKSSRGRSHSRSRSRERRHRSRSRDRKKSRSRSRERKRRIRSRSRSRSRHRHRSRSKSRTRSRSRERKKRIEKPRRFSRSHSRSPSPPPFRGRNTAMDAQEALARRLERAKKLQEQREKEMVEKQKQQEMAAAAAATGGSVINVAALLASGTQVTPQIAMAAQMAALQAKALAETGIAVPSYYNPAAVNPMKFAEQEKKRKMLWQGKKEGDKSQSAEIWEKLNFGNKDQNVKFRKLMGIKSEDEAGCSSVDEESYKTLKQQEEVFRNLDAQYEMARSQTHTQRGMGLGFTSSMRGMDAV; from the exons ATGATAAG AACCAACTTCTTCTTAAAACAGGCAAGAAGACATGAATCCAAAGAGAAGTCCTCCAAGAAGCACAAATCTGAAGACCACAATGACAAAGAGCATTCTTCTGACAAGGGAAGAGATAGCCTAAATTCATCTGAAAATGGTGAGGAGAGGCATAAACGCAAAGAGAGGAAGTCATCCAGAGGGAGGAGTCATTCCAGATCCAGGTCTCGGGAAAG ACGTCATCGTAGTAGAAGCCGTGATAGGAAAAAATCCCGATCCcgcagcagagagagaaagcGACGCATCAGATCTCGCTCTAGATCAAGATCTAGACACAGACATAGAAGTAGAAGTAAAAGCAGAACTAGGAGCAGAAGCAG agagagaaagaaaagaattgaAAAGCCTCGAAGGTtcagcaggagccacagccGGAGTCCGAGCCCGCCGCCTTTCCGGGGCCGAAACACAGCTATGGATGCACAGGAAGCCTTAGCCAGAAG GCTGGAAAGAGCAAAGAAATTGCAAgaacagagagagaaggaaatggttgaaaaacagaagcaacaGGAAATGGCTGCAG ctgctgcagccacaggaggcTCCGTCATCAACGTCGCGGCTCTGCTGGCATCAGGGACACAAGTGACCCCTCAGATCGCCATGGCAGCTCAgatggcagcactgcaggccaAGGCACTGGCAGAGACTGGCATAGCTGTGCCCAGCTATTACAACCCAGCAGCAGTGAACCCCATGAAATTTGCTGAGCAAGAGAAAAAGCGGAAGATGCTTTGGCAAGGCAAAAAGGAAGGG GATAAATCACAGTCTGCAGAAATATGGGAAAAACTAAATTTTGGAAACAAGGACCAAAATGTCAAATTCAGAAAACTGATGGGCATTAAG AGCGAAGATGAAGCTGGCTGCAGTTCTGTGGATGAGGAGAGTTACAAAACactgaagcagcaggaggaggtgtTCAGAAATCTGGATGCACAGTATGAAATGGCGAGATCACAGACTCACACGCAAAgaggaatgggattggggttcACATCTTCCATGCGAGGAATGGATGCAgtttga
- the RSRC2 gene encoding arginine/serine-rich coiled-coil protein 2 isoform X1 has protein sequence MAGSDTERDGVAPEKSSPEREKKKEQSDASSSPRTSKHHYSRSRSRSRERRRKSDTEGRKHRSRSRSKEARRHESKEKSSKKHKSEDHNDKEHSSDKGRDSLNSSENGEERHKRKERKSSRGRSHSRSRSRERRHRSRSRDRKKSRSRSRERKRRIRSRSRSRSRHRHRSRSKSRTRSRSRERKKRIEKPRRFSRSHSRSPSPPPFRGRNTAMDAQEALARRLERAKKLQEQREKEMVEKQKQQEMAAAAAATGGSVINVAALLASGTQVTPQIAMAAQMAALQAKALAETGIAVPSYYNPAAVNPMKFAEQEKKRKMLWQGKKEGDKSQSAEIWEKLNFGNKDQNVKFRKLMGIKSEDEAGCSSVDEESYKTLKQQEEVFRNLDAQYEMARSQTHTQRGMGLGFTSSMRGMDAV, from the exons ATGGCG GGTAGTGATACAGAACGAGATGGAGTAGCCCCAGAAAAATCCTCtccagaaagagagaagaaaaaggaacaatCAGATGCCTCCAGTTCCCCCAGAACATCAAAGCATCATTACTCGAGATCACGCTCACGGTCgagggaaagaagaaggaagtCAG atactgaaggaagaaaacacagaagccGCAGCAGAAGCAAAGAG GCAAGAAGACATGAATCCAAAGAGAAGTCCTCCAAGAAGCACAAATCTGAAGACCACAATGACAAAGAGCATTCTTCTGACAAGGGAAGAGATAGCCTAAATTCATCTGAAAATGGTGAGGAGAGGCATAAACGCAAAGAGAGGAAGTCATCCAGAGGGAGGAGTCATTCCAGATCCAGGTCTCGGGAAAG ACGTCATCGTAGTAGAAGCCGTGATAGGAAAAAATCCCGATCCcgcagcagagagagaaagcGACGCATCAGATCTCGCTCTAGATCAAGATCTAGACACAGACATAGAAGTAGAAGTAAAAGCAGAACTAGGAGCAGAAGCAG agagagaaagaaaagaattgaAAAGCCTCGAAGGTtcagcaggagccacagccGGAGTCCGAGCCCGCCGCCTTTCCGGGGCCGAAACACAGCTATGGATGCACAGGAAGCCTTAGCCAGAAG GCTGGAAAGAGCAAAGAAATTGCAAgaacagagagagaaggaaatggttgaaaaacagaagcaacaGGAAATGGCTGCAG ctgctgcagccacaggaggcTCCGTCATCAACGTCGCGGCTCTGCTGGCATCAGGGACACAAGTGACCCCTCAGATCGCCATGGCAGCTCAgatggcagcactgcaggccaAGGCACTGGCAGAGACTGGCATAGCTGTGCCCAGCTATTACAACCCAGCAGCAGTGAACCCCATGAAATTTGCTGAGCAAGAGAAAAAGCGGAAGATGCTTTGGCAAGGCAAAAAGGAAGGG GATAAATCACAGTCTGCAGAAATATGGGAAAAACTAAATTTTGGAAACAAGGACCAAAATGTCAAATTCAGAAAACTGATGGGCATTAAG AGCGAAGATGAAGCTGGCTGCAGTTCTGTGGATGAGGAGAGTTACAAAACactgaagcagcaggaggaggtgtTCAGAAATCTGGATGCACAGTATGAAATGGCGAGATCACAGACTCACACGCAAAgaggaatgggattggggttcACATCTTCCATGCGAGGAATGGATGCAgtttga